The Juglans regia cultivar Chandler chromosome 16, Walnut 2.0, whole genome shotgun sequence nucleotide sequence GTTTTGCCCCCGATGGATCTACTCCGCACCTACACTGACCAAAACGACGTCGAACTCAACGACCCAGAggaccaaaaccaaaaccctaatcccaaCACGCCGTCACCGGACGCCTCCCCGCCTCGCCTCCTCCCCGGAAAGTCCGCCGCTCCCAAGGTTGACGACACCATGCTAGCCCTGACGGTGGCGCAGGCCCACCAAGCCCTGTCCCGGCCCATCGACCCGGTCCAGCACGCCGTCGCCTTCAACCCCACCTACGACCAGCTCTGGGCCCCCATCTACGGCCCCGCCCATCCCTACGCCAAGGACGGCATCGCCCAGGGCATGCGCAACCACAAGCTCGGTTTCGTCGAGGATGCATCCATCGAACCCTTCGTCTTCGACGAGCAATACAACACTTTCCACAAGTACGGCTACGCTGCCGACCCCTCCGCCTCTGCCGGCAACAACTATGTCGGAGATCTAGACGCTTTGCGCGAAAACGACTCCATCTCCGTCTACAGCATACCGCAGCACGagcagaagaagaggaagatagagaagaagaaggaaatggaGGAGGATAAGGACCCCGAAGAAGTCGTCGACAAGGTGGAGCTTGATAATCCTGCGAGCGACACCTGGTTGATGAAGAACCGGAAGAGTCCTTGGGCAGGCAAGAAGGAAGGTCAACAAACCGAATTGACGGAGGAGCAGAAGAAGTACGCTGAGGAATACGCGAAGAAGAAGGgcgaagaaagagagagaggcggCGAGAAGGGCGAGACTGTTCCAGATAAGAGCACGTTCCATGGTAAGGAGGAGAAGGATTATCAGGGTAGGTCTTGGATCGCGCCGCCCAAGGACGCCAAGGCCACGAACGAACATTGTTATATACCCAAGAGGTTGGTGCACACTTGGAGCGGCCACACCAAGGGCGTGTCCGCAATCCGGTTCTTCCCGAAACACGGGCATTTGATTTTGTCAGCGGGGATGGACACGAAGGTGAAGATTTGGGATGTGTTCAATTCTGGCAAATGTATGAGGACCTACATGGGCCACTCCAAGGCGGTTCGGGACATTTGGTTTTGCAACGACGGGACCAAGTTTCTGACTGCCGGGTATGATAAGAATATCAAGTACTGGGATACAGAGACCGGGCAAGTGATATCAAGTTTCAGTACCGGGAAGATTCCGTACGTTGTCAGGCTTAATCCGGACGAAGATAAACAGAACATCTTGCTGGCGGGGATGAGCGATAAGAAGATTGTTCAGTGGGATATGAACACGGCACAGATTACGCAAGAGTATGATCAGCATTTAGGAGCCGTGAATACCATTACTTTTGTCGATAATAACAGGAGGTTTGTTACTTCAAGCGATGACAAGTCGCTTCGTGTATGGGAATTCGGGATTCCTGTGGTCATAAAGTATATTAGTGAGCCGCATATGCACTCTATGCCATCAATTTCGCTCCACCCTAGTACGAATTATCTTGCCGCGCAGAGTTTGGATAATCAGATTCTTATATATGGCACGAGAGAGAGGTTTCAGCTCAATAAGAAGAAGAGGTTTGCTGGGCACATTGTGGCCGGGTATGCTTGCCAGGTCAATTTCTCTCCTGATGGACGGTTCGTTATGTCTGGAGATGGTGAGGGTAAATGCTGGTTTTGGGATTGGAAGACATGCAGAGTCTTCAGAACTCTTAAATGCCATGAGGGAGTATGCATTGGGTGTGAGTGGCATCCCTTAGAACAAAGCAAGGTTGCAACATGCGGCTGGGATGGATTGATTAAGTACTGGTAAGCGAGCCTTTCATTCTCTGGTATTATAATTAGTCAACAAAACCCTTTTCAAGGTATTCATATATGCATCTTGTTTTGTATGTGCCTTGTGTGTatatgatatttgcagtcataatgTGCGCAAGCGCCgcacactctttttaaaaaaggtgACTAAATATGAGACCCAAAAAAagaactccactctttttctaAAGGAGTGCATGACGCTTACACAACTCATGAATATATCTAGCAGTACTCGTGTGATCTAAACACATGCGCTGTGTGAAAACACCCACATATCACTATTTCTCTTTATGGATTGATGTAGGAAACCAAAGCATTATAATTATCAAAGCACCTTCTAAgaaatgtgggatctcattcactaGAAAGGACAAGATTTTCATtctcccaaacaatgtgggatcccattcaCAACCTGCTGTACTCACTCTGGGACATTGCATCTTGAGCCTAGGGTTCTCTACTATTATTAAGCTAGGAGTTTAAAGCATTGGTAATGTGTTcttcattattatatttgttgttGCAAACATGGTGTTCCTTTCTCCAGAGCTTCATTAGCTCGCAGCAGCTaggcttttcattcattcagtgAGTTCACATCCTTCCAGAACTTATACGTAAACTGAAAAGGAGGGTGAAAATACCCTTGTTTATTATCTTAGATCTTCTGAGAAATCTATTCACTTACATCAAAGGATGGTgataaaattacattatattCTACTAAATGCATTGTAACTGGCACGTAGGTTTTTTAGCACTAACTTAAAAgtaattcattttttgtaagaagatattttattaatattgaaataggcatagtccactaaaacacaaataattctAAGGGCCTTCTTTTAAGCAATACACTTCAGACACATGAGAACTGGGGCATCTCAAATGCCATTGACTCTCTCTTAACTCTGAAATGCATGCGTGTTGAGTTGCTTGTATTCCATCCTTCCTAgtctaataataattatagcCAAGCAATACCaattaaaatgacataaaaacCAAATTGTTTCCCACTGACCTGAACCTGTTCTTGTTATCAcaaggttgtgtttgggtagtgatgtattctcaggtattctgtgaatagtaatgaaaaagtaatgatagaataatgaatagtagtgaaaaatagatgaaaataataataaaataatgaatagtagtgaggtattctgaGATTCTCAGTACCCAAACTAGGAGGTTAAGCTTTTTAATCTCATCACCATTTATAATGTTTGGTGTGTGCGATTGAGGGTATATTTGTCAGCATGTGAAATGAGGCTACTAAAACAATGTTCATTATCTGTCGGTAATCTAAATTAGCAGAACATAAGGTAAACGGTACTTACGGCATTACTGGGAGAGATGTTACCTTCAGACTATATAATGAATCCTGTTTTATATACCCTCAAACCCATAGGGTTATAGAGGTTTTGCTTCCAACGCTTGCCTCACCTTCACGTTGCCATCCACTTTGTCATTGCTAGTACGACATGGACAGAAATTCTCTCTGTGGATATTGTTAATGCTAGAAATCTAGAAGGTTCCTTAATACATATTTGGTCGCATTGGCTCTTTGTCCAAAACTATATCCCAGTATCAgagttggttttctttttttctttttataatttttttgtcatcCGTGTAAAATTCCCAGAAGGATGACAGATTTTCTAATGTATGTTGTTCCAAATATGTTGTCAATATTACTCATGGGTACTGTAAGCCTGCTCTTGTTACTCTACAAGGGTACTATAACCATGCAACAGTACAATTCTGTTCATGCTCTTTTAGCCATGATTTGTGAGGGTTTTCGTGCCTTTTTAGTCATTTTTAAGTTAGTAATAGTAGATGGCTGGGATTGGAGATGTTTAAGTTgtgagataaattttataataactaGTAAGATAAATGTTATCAACGAAATAGCCAGATAAATAAGTACGATGTGGTCAGTTTCACTTGGATCATCATGTCTCTTCTTGCTGCTTGTATGGACATGATCATGCAATAGGGCTGCCactcattttctcttcttctgtTGCCTTTTAGCATCTTCCTTCTGAAGAATAATGTTAGTTTACCAGTGATTCCTGTGACCTATGACCTGCCTCTCTCAATTTCATATTGAAAGGATCATTTTCGTCACCCTTTCGATTCTCCTTATACTTCCTATGCGATGTCTACCATATTTTAAATCATCACATTAAACCTGGAGTTCCAAGAATTGTTGGTAAAAGTGCACTTAAGCGCAAAGTGCCAAGGCCAAAGTGTTTCACTTAACAAAAGCAAAGCACATTTACAAAAAAGTGTGCTTTAAGGGGCTCTCTTTTGTGCTTTTTGTATGAGCTGAAAGTACAAAATAGTGCgcttttgtaatttgaaaaaaaaaaagctacgtTTGGAACATGGTAGTAGCTGAGCTCATCTAAGTTGAGTTCAAATTTAAGTCTAgcctaacatccaaacacacaactCCCAAATCATTAAACATCACTGAACTCAAGATATCTTTACACGTAGGACCTAcgacctttttcaactcaatacctcTTTATTCGCGGgacctacaacttttttttacttcccataaatacatataaactcattttaatatccaaacacgtctaaactcatcttaggtggactccacaaaactcactctaccatctcaacttactactatttataaagaactcaactcatctcaactcagttcaacatccaaacgcaacctaaaacTCATTTCTAGACCAAGAAAATGATGTagacaaatattttttagtgttTAGTTGACATTGAAGATCATTTACGTCCCATTGCCACATTATGTCTCATTTGAtgtgacttatcaaaaaatgtttcattttatctgtaTGCATTGAACGCGATATAATCTTCCAAGTTGGTTTTCGAGATGGGTTGATATTTGATTGCTTATGTTAGCATAACCCGATATACCTACAATATTGAGCTTTTTGGTATATTTTGATTGAACCatatactttaatttgattatGGTTCTCAAATATCATAGGTGTGCCTTACgactttctttgttttttttatggtaTTTAATGTGCTTTACGTCAATCAAGCGTGCACTTGTACTTTGTGTCTAGGCTCTAAATGGCATTTGCACTTAAGTGCGCCTAGTGATTTAACCAACATCTGTTGCAAGTTGCAACTTTGCACCCACCTTTCACCTTTCCCTCCCTGTATGTCACATGATAGCTCAGTGAATTCGTTCGGCATTATGGATGGTTAACAGTTCACTTCTTTAAATGTGGTTTGCAGGGACTAGCTGCTTTTCTGCACTATATGGCAAGTTGCTAATATCATCTGATCAAAACCTTCCTTGGACACACCAACCAGCTAGAGGACAATAGAAGCCAAACTGTGCCTTCGAAGTTAATATTGTGGTATTGGTTCCTTCGATGGAATAAAAGTAAACATGCTCGGTCAGAGTTCAGAAATTACAAGGGCAACACTGAAAAAAGGGTGGACAAAATTGAGCAACTTTTCTGAGTTAATTTATCTTCAATCGTGTTATCAGAAGAAGTCAGTATGCGAAAAATGCTCTTCAGCTTGTATTacaatttacttatttttaccTCCTGTAGAATTATTTTGCTCATCTTTTAGCCTATTTTCACATCAAGACTTGAGCAGTTTGGTGATGGAATGTATTTGTATTAGTATTTTCTGTTCTTGTTGGGAATATCATCAGCTGAATTTTCATCCCTTACTCACATGATGGAACCTATCTGTAGATGATGGGTGAATGCAAGCTTGACATTTCACAAAATTGAGTGGCCAGACCACAATTAGCCTGGTACCCAAAATTCAGAAAATCCaccaaaattatatattttttttatgaatttttacacgagatagattttatataatttaattttttattgtttcagataaaaaataaaagaaaaaaaagggacacACGAAAGAATCTAACAAAGTTTTATGAGTaaagtgttattttattttattttatttttttaaagttgggGAGGGGATTTCGAATTCAATCTCCATTTTAAAAGTTACGCAAATCAGATAGCGtgttttgacaatttttttttttttcttttaaggtaAATAAAGTGTTATTAGATGGTGTTGTAAAGAAGTAAATAACTTCGAGAcgccaaaaataaaacatcgtGAAACCGAGATGGGGTGTGTGTGGATGATGAGGCATCTGCTCCATTCGAACCCTTCGATGGCCTCTCTTTCCCCTCCTTTGCACCAATCCCCCCTCTCCTTCTCATCTCCCAAACCAccactctctctcatttccctcGTCTTCTCCCTCCCCCGTCGCTCGCTTTCGACTGCCGCTTCTTCTCCTCCGACCACTCACGTTTCCGTCCACCATAATTCCTCTCAATACGGTGAGTCTACCTATACGTCATCTGTATTCGTTTTACGAAGATGGAATAGTATTGAGTGGAGTTTCCATAAATCAATTTATGATTTTGGATTTGTGATTTcatggattctttttttttttaatgtgggggcgtgttttttatttttatttttaattttgggtaGGATACGCTGGTGGAATTGGAGTTTCGGGAGATGGCTCCAAGGTGCTTCTTAAGGGGATGAAATACTCTGAGCTCGAAGTAATTCTTGAGCTTAATCTTTATCTGATTTGcttttcgtttttctttttttgtttctttgtactCAGCTGCTTCCCTTACGGTGGTGCTGTTAACTCTATATATGTCATTTCTCATAATAGATGGGaaaacttttcaatttaaaCATGGTTAGGTGGTGTTTacgatatatttttttctttgcttttaggATCTTTTTTTTTGGCTACTTAGAGAAATAATGGTTCTTTCAATGTGCTAAATTAGCGATACCTGGATGCTTATAAGAAATTACAAACCATTATGTGTAATGTGGgcaatttttcaaaacaagatATGCCTGGTTGTGTATTGTTTTTAGTTTCTGAAGTATAATTGGATTGCCATTTTCATGGAAATATCTATACTTTGAGCTTCTTGGTTGAATCTCAAGACTTAATATTTCTAATAGTGAGAACTTGCTTTGTCAGAATTGGGTTCAGTTACAAGGATACAGACCTGGTCAGGCTCTAATGCTATGGAAGCGCCTTTATGGAAATAACATTTGGGCACATCACATTGATGAGTTGGAAGGTTTTCTACTACTTTTTTCGGTAGCATATTAGAATATATCACTGCATTGTTATGTAATCTCCCTAGTAACTTGGTTGGCTGTTGATTTAATATATTTGTCAATTTTAAGTTCATGCAATGGTTAGATATATATACTTCTACGTCAATATTCTCTCCCTCTGATTGGCCTCTTAAGTCTTATGAATTCTAGTCTGTGTTGTACAATAGGTTTGAACAAAGATTTCAAGAAAATGTTGTGTGAAAATGCTGAATTCAAGGTTTTATCTTTGAAAGAAATTCTCACAGCGTGTGACGGAACTAGGAAGGTAGATATGATCTTTGCCTTTTCCAGCTGCAcatctaatttatgttatttatttgtctttaaaaatattacttcCATTTCTTCAGAATCTTCtcattgattttgaaaaatggcaGGAGGTTGCAGATATTATTTACATTGGAAGATGACCTGGTAATAGAGACAGTTGTCATACCTTGTGATAGGGGCAGGACTACTGTTTGTGTCTCCAGTCAAGTGGGATGTGCCATGAATTGTCAATTTTGCTACACTGGCAGGCAAGCTTTTGTTTTTCTCCTGGAACCGTGCAACTTgtatattcacataaaaaaaactatgcaACTTATATATTCCAATTTCTGGTGTCCTAGACAAGCTGCATGTATTTTGAATATCAACATATTTTTCAGGATGGGTTTAAAGAGACATTTAACTGCAGCTGAGATAGTAGAGCAAGCTGTATTTGCCCGGCGTCTACTCACGAGTGAAGTTGGTTCCATTACCAATGTTGTATTTATGGTTAGTCAACCTTTCCAGACACAATTTCATAACACTGGATCTTTTTGGCCAACATAAACATAATCCAGATTCCAAACATCAATTAGCATACAAAGGCTTTCATTGATTCAACCTTGCAATTCTCTTTTCCTGCAATGGTGCAGTAGTGCATTGTGTTCTAGAGTAAATGTTGTAATTGTGAAGCATAtgtggtttgaaatttttattgaggCATTTTGTACATTCTATTAATGCTGCTTTGGTTCTATATCTTCTCAcgatagagagagaaaacataTAACTTTTTATGAGGAAACGACATGCATTTTATAGGTCATTTTTTAGTTTAAGGGGCTACATCCATTGTATTAATGACTATGATAAAGGCATGCAAACAATTTGAACTAGTTCTTTCAAGGTAATTTCATTTGCTTTAGCTTCTCTTCATCTTTTAGCTATATAATCCTTCATACACGCTTGACTAGACTTTCAAGACTAGAAGTTGTCTGTTCTTGTgactgtattttctttttcttcttcttttgctcCCTCAATTTACTCACACACTCACAGGGACTCGATTA carries:
- the LOC108986776 gene encoding pre-mRNA-processing factor 17 isoform X2 → MDLLRTYTDQNDVELNDPEDQNQNPNPNTPSPDASPPRLLPGKSAAPKVDDTMLALTVAQAHQALSRPIDPVQHAVAFNPTYDQLWAPIYGPAHPYAKDGIAQGMRNHKLGFVEDASIEPFVFDEQYNTFHKYGYAADPSASAGNNYVGDLDALRENDSISVYSIPQHEQKKRKIEKKKEMEEDKDPEEVVDKVELDNPASDTWLMKNRKSPWAGKKEGQQTELTEEQKKYAEEYAKKKGEERERGGEKGETVPDKSTFHGKEEKDYQGRSWIAPPKDAKATNEHCYIPKRLVHTWSGHTKGVSAIRFFPKHGHLILSAGMDTKVKIWDVFNSGKCMRTYMGHSKAVRDIWFCNDGTKFLTAGYDKNIKYWDTETGQVISSFSTGKIPYVVRLNPDEDKQNILLAGMSDKKIVQWDMNTAQITQEYDQHLGAVNTITFVDNNRRFVTSSDDKSLRVWEFGIPVVIKYISEPHMHSMPSISLHPSTNYLAAQSLDNQILIYGTRERFQLNKKKRFAGHIVAGYACQVNFSPDGRFVMSGDGEGKCWFWDWKTCRVFRTLKCHEGVCIGCEWHPLEQSKVATCGWDGLIKYW
- the LOC108986784 gene encoding dual-specificity RNA methyltransferase RlmN — translated: MGCVWMMRHLLHSNPSMASLSPPLHQSPLSFSSPKPPLSLISLVFSLPRRSLSTAASSPPTTHVSVHHNSSQYGYAGGIGVSGDGSKVLLKGMKYSELENWVQLQGYRPGQALMLWKRLYGNNIWAHHIDELEGLNKDFKKMLCENAEFKVLSLKEILTACDGTRKILFTLEDDLVIETVVIPCDRGRTTVCVSSQVGCAMNCQFCYTGRMGLKRHLTAAEIVEQAVFARRLLTSEVGSITNVVFMGMGEPLHNIDNVIKAAEIMVHDQGLYFSPRKVTVSTSGLVPQLRRFLRESNCALAVSLNATTDEVRNWIMPINRKYKLGLLLQTLQEELRLKHNYKVLFEYVMLSGVNDSIEDAKRLIDLVQDIPCKINLISFNPHTGSKFRPTSEAKMIEFRNVLAEAGCIVFLRLSRGDDQMAACGQLGKPGAIKAPLLRVPEEFQMAVNM
- the LOC108986776 gene encoding pre-mRNA-processing factor 17 isoform X1; its protein translation is MDLLRTYTDQNDVELNDPEDQNQNPNPNTPSPDASPPRLLPGKSAAPKVDDTMLALTVAQAHQALSRPIDPVQHAVAFNPTYDQLWAPIYGPAHPYAKDGIAQGMRNHKLGFVEDASIEPFVFDEQYNTFHKYGYAADPSASAGNNYVGDLDALRENDSISVYSIPQHEQKKRKIEKKKEMEEDKDPEEVVDKVELDNPASDTWLMKNRKSPWAGKKEGQQTELTEEQKKYAEEYAKKKGEERERGGEKGETVPDKSTFHGKEEKDYQGRSWIAPPKDAKATNEHCYIPKRLVHTWSGHTKGVSAIRFFPKHGHLILSAGMDTKVKIWDVFNSGKCMRTYMGHSKAVRDIWFCNDGTKFLTAGYDKNIKYWDTETGQVISSFSTGKIPYVVRLNPDEDKQNILLAGMSDKKIVQWDMNTAQITQEYDQHLGAVNTITFVDNNRRFVTSSDDKSLRVWEFGIPVVIKYISEPHMHSMPSISLHPSTNYLAAQSLDNQILIYGTRERFQLNKKKRFAGHIVAGYACQVNFSPDGRFVMSGDGEGKCWFWDWKTCRVFRTLKCHEGVCIGCEWHPLEQSKVATCGWDGLIKYWD